A stretch of the Opisthocomus hoazin isolate bOpiHoa1 chromosome 2, bOpiHoa1.hap1, whole genome shotgun sequence genome encodes the following:
- the KRTCAP3 gene encoding keratinocyte-associated protein 3 codes for MAGGCGGRRGPGALAEPRRLMRAGLGLIVLGHGSLVLGAIVHGSVLRHVAGASRAATPEYAVANVVSVGSGLLSIAVGIVAILVSHNLSRADLHWTLLSVSLFNCLLSTACSVGLALAIALTVHSRGMHLLMGCNSSVLPADARAAIATNDCPFNTTRIYDTALALWFSSMVLAAAEAVLSGRCCLVALIFRGVGPCARSYGKEQLAGPSTVKEGPPREMQQLLGGLAESCA; via the exons atggccggcgggtgcgggggtcgGCGTGGGCCGGGGGCGCTGGCGGAGCCGCGGCGGCTGATGCGCGCCGGGCTGGGGCTGATCGTGCTGGGCCACGGCAGCCTGGTGCTGGGCGCCATCGTGCACGGCTCGGTCCTGCGGCACGTGGCCGGCGCCAGCCGCGCCGCCACCCCCGAGTACGCCGTGGCCAACGTGGTGTCCGTGGGCTCCGGGCTGCTG AGCATCGCCGTGGGTATCGTCGCCATCCTGGTGTCGCACAACCTGTCCCGAGCAGACCTG CACTGGACCCTACTGAGCGTGTCCCTCTTCAACTGCCTCCTGTCCACAGCATGTAGCGTGGGCCTGGCACTGGCCATCGCCCTCACTGTTCACAGCCGGGGCATGCACCTTCTCATGGGCTGCAacagctctgtgctgcctgctgaTGCCCGTGCAGCCATAGCGACCAACGACTGTCCGTTCAACACCACACGCATCTAT GACACAGCCCTGGCCCTCTGGTTCTCCTCCATGGTGCTGGCAGCCGCAGAAGCTGTGCTGTCTGGCCGGTGCTGTTTGGTGGCCCTGATCTTCCGGGGCGTTGGGCCCTGTGCACGCAGCTACGGCAAGGAGCAG cTGGCTGGGCCAAGTACAGTGAAGGAGGGGCCACCACGTGAgatgcagcagctcctgggtggGCTGGCTGAGTCTTGTGCCTAG